The following proteins are encoded in a genomic region of Planctomycetota bacterium:
- a CDS encoding zf-HC2 domain-containing protein: MTRCPKQEMWVRYAAEELADRPRRALAAHLESCDACRREVRALARGLEAMERLEREPALRPEMLETLQRRLRVAAANRPQRPRVISLVARYGWVAAAAAVLVAALVLNLPKPTAPAVLPGNHQAEAIQEIAAAIELLQLAENGTTPPQPQNLFPGGRTNELNLLLELDDAGLLLDYLMSQDGLQG; encoded by the coding sequence ATGACACGCTGTCCAAAACAAGAAATGTGGGTCCGGTACGCGGCGGAGGAACTCGCCGACCGCCCGCGCCGCGCCCTCGCGGCGCACCTGGAGTCGTGCGACGCCTGCCGCCGAGAGGTTCGCGCTCTCGCGCGCGGCCTGGAGGCGATGGAACGCCTCGAGCGCGAACCGGCCCTCAGGCCGGAAATGCTCGAAACGCTGCAACGCCGGCTGCGCGTGGCGGCGGCGAACCGACCCCAGAGGCCGCGCGTCATCTCCCTCGTCGCGCGGTACGGCTGGGTGGCGGCCGCGGCCGCGGTGCTTGTGGCGGCCCTGGTGCTGAACCTCCCCAAGCCGACCGCGCCGGCCGTCCTGCCCGGCAACCACCAGGCGGAGGCCATCCAGGAAATCGCCGCTGCCATCGAACTATTGCAATTGGCCGAAAACGGCACGACTCCCCCCCAGCCGCAGAACCTGTTCCCCGGCGGCCGCACGAATGAACTCAACCTCCTGTTGGAACTCGACGACGCCGGCTTGCTTCTGGACTACCTCATGAGCCAGGACGGACTTCAAGGTTAA